From one Malus sylvestris chromosome 1, drMalSylv7.2, whole genome shotgun sequence genomic stretch:
- the LOC126629421 gene encoding uncharacterized protein LOC126629421: protein MGWFKTPSIFTSNNHRNLPYYNPIRQNLVNNSETPKDGVPNKLFRLLRRLLSGGKMDGGSRTEAEEKLYSWLYALAQSDKDLVFEYVRSTERGLSFTEAERRLKENGPNVPVDYSFPSWWHILWNAFFHPFNIILIVLSVISYITSDSPNGCIMLVLVFISVSLRFYQEYASSKAAMKLSEFVRCPVKVQRCAGRVVQTELVVQIDQRDVVPGDIVIFEPGDLFPGDVRLLSTKHLVVSQSSLTGESWTTEKTADVREDSSTPLLDLRNICFMGTNVVSGGGVGLVVSTGSKTYMSTMFSNIGKKKPPNEFEDGVRRISYVLIAVMLVVVTIIVATDYSTSHDLSESILFGVSVASALTPQMLPLIVNTSLAKGALAMAKDRCIIKSLTAIRDMGSMDILCIDKTGTLTMNRAIMVNHLDSWGLQKEKVLQFAFLNSYFKTDQKYPLDDAILAHVYTNGYKFQPSKWKKIDEIPFDFIRRRVAIIMEREAEDRSHHISDRIVVTKGALEEVMKVCSFIEDVDGETNITFSTEHYQRILNLTEEISNEGLRAIGVAIRRLETETSYQHRDDDETFESDMVFLGLITFFDPPKDSAKQALWRLAEKGVKAKVLTGDSLTLSIRVCKEVGIRTTHVVTGPELELLDQDSFHETVKRATVLARLTPTQKLRVVQSLQAVGNHTVGFLGDGVNDSLALDAANVGISVDSGVSVAKDFADIILLEKDLNVLIAGVEHGRLTFGNTMKYIKMSVIANLGSVLSILIATLGLKYEPLTPKQLLTQNFLYSVGQIAIPWDKMEEEYVKVPQKWSKKGLPMFILWNGPVCTLFDVSTLMFLWFYYKADSLDDIVFFRSAWFIEGLLMQTLIIHLIRTEKIPFVQEFASWPVLCSTVLISAIGIAIPFTPIGDVMGFVELPLSYFGFLVVLFVGYIFVGQVVKRLYIMVYKSWL from the exons ATGGGCTGGTTCAAAACCCCTAGCATTTTCACTTCAAACAATCACAGAAACCTTCCTTACTACAACCCGATTCGCCAAAACCTTGTAAAcaactctgaaactccgaaaGATGGTGTCCCTAACAAGCTCTTTCGACTACTACGCAGGCTTCTGTCTGGAG GAAAAATGGATGGGGGGTCAAGGACTGAGGCAGAGGAGAAGCTCTACTCTTGGTTATACGCCTTGGCGCAGTCGGACAAGGATTTGGTTTTCGAGTATGTTCGTTCCACTGAAAGGG GATTGAGCTTTACTGAAGCTGAGAGGAGACTGAAGGAAAATGGCCCGAATGTTCCTGTGGATTATTCATTTCCGAGCTGGTGGCATATTTTGTGGAATGCTTTCTTTCATCCTTTCAATATCATATTGATCGTCTTGTCTGTAATCTCGTACATAACCAGTGACAGCCCAAATGGTTGTATCATGCTTGTTTTGGTTTTCATAAGCGTCTCCCTTCGATTCTATCAG GAATATGCCAGTTCAAAAGCGGCCATGAAACTCTCAGAATTCGTAAGGTGCCCAGTCAAAGTGCAAAGATGTGCAGGTAGAGTTGTTCAGACCGAACTAGTAGTACAAATTGATCAAAGAGATGTCGTTCCTGGCGACATTGTCATTTTCGAACCTGGAGACCTCTTTCCTGGTGATGTGAGGCTATTGTCTACGAAACACCTTGTTGTAAG TCAGTCCTCGTTAACAGGAGAGTCCTGGACAACTGAGAAAACAGCTGATGTCAGAGAAGATTCGAGCACTCCATTGCTAGATTTACGGAATATTTGCTTCATG GGAACAAATGTAGTATCAGGTGGCGGAGTTGGTCTAGTGGTGTCCACTGGATCTAAGACTTACATGAGCACCATGTTTTCAAACATAGGAAAGAAGAAACCACCAAATGAATTTGAGGATGGTGTTCGCCGCATATCTTACGTGCTGATTGCGGTTATGCTTGTAGTAGTCACCATCATAGTTGCAACTGACTACAGTACATCTCATGATCTATCTGAGAGCATCCTTTTCGGAGTCTCGGTGGCAAGTGCACTCACTCCTCAAATGCTTCCCCTCATTGTTAACACAAGTCTTGCAAAAGGAGCACTTGCCATGGCCAAAGACAGATGCATTATCAAAAGTTTAACTGCAATACGAGACATGGGATCTAT GGATATCTTATGCATTGACAAGACGGGTACGCTCACCATGAACCGTGCAATAATGGTTAATCATCTGGACAGCTGGGGATTACAGAAAGAAAAGGTTTTACAGTTTGCTTTCCTCAACTCCTATTTCAAGACCGACCAGAAGTATCCCCTTGATGATGCAATTTTGGCACATGTATATACCAATGGATACAAGTTCCAGCCTTCGAAATGGAAGAAAATAGATGAGATTCCTTTCGATTTTATACGAAGAAGAGTAGCTATTATCATGGAGAGAGAAGCAGAAGACAGAAGCCACCACATTTCCGATAGAATCGTGGTGACAAAAGGAGCTCTGGAAGAAGTGATGAAAGTTTGTTCTTTTATAGAGGATGTTGACGGGGAAACGAATATAACTTTCTCTACAGAACACTATCAAAGGATTTTAAATCTGACTGAGGAAATTAGCAATGAGGGACTCAGAGCTATTGGAGTGGCAATAAGGAGGCTGGAAACG GAAACGAGCTATCAACACAGAGATGATGATGAAACCTTTGAATCAGACATGGTTTTCCTCGGCCTCATAACATTCTTTGACCCGCCCAAGGACTCAGCAAAGCAAGCTCTGTGGCGGTTGGCTGAGAAGGGAGTGAAAGCAAAGGTCTTGACAGGTGACTCGCTCACGCTATCAATAAGAGTTTGCAAGGAAGTTGGTATAAGAACCACCCATGTTGTTACAGGGCCAGAGCTTGAGTTACTTGACCAGGATTCCTTTCATGAGACGGTTAAAAGAGCAACTGTACTAGCTCGACTCACCCCAACACAGAAACTCCGAGTTGTTCAGTCCCTGCAGGCAGTTGGAAACCACACTGTTGGCTTCTTAGGAGATGGAGTAAATGACTCGCTTGCGCTGGATGCAGCCAATGTTGGTATATCAGTTGACTCAGGAGTATCAGTTGCAAAAGATTTTGCTGACATTATCTTACTCGAGAAGGATCTCAATGTCCTCATCGCTGGAGTTGAGCATGGTCGACTCACTTTTGGGAACACAATGAAGTACATAAAAATGTCGGTAATTGCCAATCTAGGAAGCGTTCTCTCAATTCTCATAGCAACCTTGGGTCTCAAGTATGAACCGTTGACTCCAAAACAGCTTCTTACGCAGAACTTCTTGTATAGTGTTGGCCAGATCGCAATCCCATGGGACAAAATGGAAGAAGAATATGTAAAAGTACcacaaaaatggtcgaagaaAGGCTTACCGATGTTTATTCTGTGGAATGGTCCTGTGTGCACTCTCTTTGACGTAAGCACACTTATGTTCCTTTGGTTCTATTATAAGGCTGACAGTCTGGATGACATTGTGTTCTTCCGTTCTGCTTGGTTCATCGAAGGGCTTCTGATGCAGACTCTGATCATCCACTTGATCCGGACAGAGAAAATTCCCTTCGTTCAGGAGTTTGCCTCATGGCCCGTGCTTTGTTCTACAGTTCTGATTTCTGCCATCGGAATTGCAATTCCATTCACACCAATTGGGGATGTGATGGGATTCGTTGAGCTTCCACTGTCGTACTTTGGATTTTTGGTGGTGCTTTTTGTAGGATATATTTTCGTCGGCCAGGTGGTCAAGAGACTATATATCATGGTTTACAAAAGTTGGCTTTAA